From Pseudoleptotrichia goodfellowii, a single genomic window includes:
- a CDS encoding META domain-containing protein, which produces MKTKIILSLISILFIFACTTANTASQNNKPGKVKTDIAAKLLNTSWELTEINGQEPDFGVAYSSKPVITIEFKDNGMNGRSVVNGYFSSYKINDDNINFGGIGATRMGGPKEFMDLEYKYFNILDKVNKVELPDENTLILKSNTDTLKFTKK; this is translated from the coding sequence ATGAAAACAAAAATTATTTTAAGTTTAATCAGTATTCTGTTTATATTTGCCTGCACAACAGCTAATACTGCTTCTCAAAACAATAAACCCGGCAAAGTAAAAACCGATATCGCAGCTAAATTATTAAATACTTCATGGGAATTAACTGAAATAAACGGACAAGAACCCGATTTCGGAGTTGCCTATTCATCAAAACCTGTTATTACTATAGAATTTAAAGATAACGGAATGAACGGGCGTTCTGTTGTAAACGGATATTTTTCTTCATACAAAATAAATGACGACAATATCAATTTCGGAGGTATAGGGGCTACAAGAATGGGAGGTCCTAAAGAATTTATGGATCTTGAATACAAATATTTCAACATACTGGATAAAGTTAATAAAGTCGAATTACCCGACGAAAATACTTTAATTTTAAAAAGTAATACCGATACTTTGAAATTTACGAAAAAATAA
- a CDS encoding DMT family transporter, with amino-acid sequence MKKNNLILGGFLIVIAAIMWGLDGVLLTPSYFSKFHFYDVNFIVFIAHAIPTLILSVLFTKQYKMLKEFTKNDYIFFLLIALFGGSIGTLSIVKALQLSEYSKFSIVILIQKSQPIFAVILAFLILKERPSKKFYIVAIICMISIYLLTFEFKSPTLLPKNNLLAAMYSLLAAFSFGSSTVFGKKIVGKFSFLTSTFYRFFFTTVIMLVFILFSGNTEKSIITFTGNKSLMSLALFIAVYGLCAIFIYYNGLKNIPASIATFCELAYPLTSVFAEAVILKRFLSPVQFVSAMILVGSILYLNLSKVDKEFKNIDKVGDSEI; translated from the coding sequence ATGAAAAAAAACAATTTAATTTTAGGAGGATTTTTAATAGTTATCGCTGCTATTATGTGGGGACTTGACGGGGTTTTACTTACACCTTCGTATTTTTCAAAATTCCATTTTTATGATGTGAATTTTATCGTATTTATTGCTCATGCGATACCTACACTTATTTTATCGGTACTTTTTACAAAACAATATAAAATGTTAAAAGAATTTACTAAAAATGACTATATATTTTTTCTGCTTATTGCTCTATTCGGCGGAAGCATAGGAACTTTATCCATAGTAAAAGCCTTACAACTAAGTGAATACAGTAAATTCAGTATAGTTATTCTGATTCAGAAATCTCAGCCTATATTTGCTGTAATTCTGGCTTTCCTTATTTTAAAAGAAAGACCTTCAAAAAAATTTTATATAGTTGCGATTATTTGCATGATTTCGATTTATTTACTTACTTTCGAGTTCAAGAGTCCTACACTTTTGCCTAAAAATAATCTTTTGGCAGCCATGTATTCCCTCCTTGCAGCTTTTTCTTTCGGAAGTTCAACTGTTTTCGGGAAAAAAATTGTAGGAAAGTTTTCTTTTTTAACAAGTACATTTTACAGATTTTTCTTTACTACTGTAATAATGCTTGTTTTTATTCTCTTTTCCGGAAATACCGAAAAAAGTATAATTACATTTACAGGAAATAAAAGTCTAATGTCATTGGCACTTTTTATCGCCGTATATGGACTTTGTGCAATATTTATTTACTACAACGGATTAAAAAACATTCCTGCATCTATCGCTACATTCTGCGAACTGGCATACCCTTTAACTTCGGTCTTTGCCGAAGCGGTAATATTAAAAAGATTTCTCTCTCCTGTACAGTTTGTATCGGCTATGATTTTGGTAGGTTCTATTCTATATCTGAATCTTTCCAAAGTGGACAAAGAATTTAAAAATATAGATAAAGTCGGAGATTCCGAGATATAG
- a CDS encoding META domain-containing protein, producing the protein MKMKINKFLITALMLLISAYSFSDNETPAETETTVNNTETKIENSEEATEPIVKPVTTSVTTKESKKAKSSATFKKKEVANILWRLTKISDKDLASSEDEQDKKEIITLYLSSNGGMNGVTGDNGYFGNYKLNGNSISISLFGNSAVYDGSTELETEYLNLLGRVSSISVSGNILTLRAGKDLLIFQRVQ; encoded by the coding sequence ATGAAAATGAAAATAAACAAATTTCTTATTACAGCACTAATGCTGTTAATTTCCGCTTACTCTTTTTCAGATAATGAAACTCCGGCTGAAACTGAAACTACTGTTAATAATACGGAAACTAAAATTGAAAACAGTGAAGAAGCGACTGAACCTATTGTAAAACCTGTAACAACAAGTGTTACTACTAAAGAAAGCAAAAAAGCTAAATCTTCTGCAACATTCAAGAAAAAAGAAGTTGCAAATATTTTATGGAGATTGACAAAAATTTCCGATAAAGACTTAGCTTCAAGTGAAGATGAACAGGATAAAAAAGAAATCATTACTCTTTACTTATCTTCCAACGGCGGAATGAACGGAGTTACAGGAGATAACGGATATTTCGGCAACTATAAGCTGAACGGAAACAGTATTTCTATAAGTTTATTCGGAAACTCGGCTGTTTACGACGGATCGACAGAGCTCGAAACAGAGTACCTGAACCTTTTAGGAAGAGTTTCTTCAATCAGTGTTTCAGGAAATATACTTACTTTAAGAGCAGGAAAAGATTTATTAATATTCCAAAGAGTTCAATAA
- a CDS encoding M50 family metallopeptidase, which yields MSIIFTIIILGIIIFLHELGHFMTAKYYKMPVLEFAIGMGPKVFSKKINETAYSIRLLPLGGFVNIGGMQPEDDPEKQVKDGFYTKSPFSRFVVLIAGIMMNFISSIIAIFIMLSVTGGVPAGYIKPIVGSVNENSAAKNVLQVNDRITEINGKKIKNWEDLANAIYKINEKGYNGENISLKIMRDNKEINTDIKLTYSEELKINALGIVAAQAKISFFQKISASFYTFGNYFKVMADGLKMLITGKVSVKEVTGPVGLPKYVGQAYKDGGGIGLLNIFILLSINIGLMNLLPIPALDGGRLLFVIPEFFGIKVNKKIEERIHMIGMLLLLGLMVFIVFNDVMKYF from the coding sequence ATGAGTATAATTTTTACGATAATAATATTGGGAATAATAATATTTTTGCATGAATTGGGACATTTTATGACAGCAAAATATTATAAAATGCCCGTTCTGGAATTTGCTATAGGAATGGGACCAAAAGTATTTTCAAAAAAAATAAATGAAACTGCTTATTCTATAAGACTGCTTCCTTTGGGAGGTTTTGTAAATATAGGAGGCATGCAGCCTGAAGATGATCCTGAAAAGCAAGTAAAGGACGGCTTTTACACAAAGTCACCGTTCAGCAGATTTGTCGTACTGATAGCCGGAATAATGATGAACTTTATATCGTCGATAATAGCTATATTTATTATGCTTTCTGTTACGGGAGGAGTTCCTGCGGGATATATCAAGCCTATAGTAGGATCTGTCAATGAAAACTCTGCTGCAAAGAATGTGTTGCAGGTAAATGACAGAATTACGGAAATAAACGGTAAAAAAATAAAAAACTGGGAAGATTTGGCTAATGCGATATATAAAATAAATGAAAAAGGTTATAATGGAGAAAATATTTCTTTAAAAATAATGAGAGATAATAAAGAGATAAATACAGATATTAAACTCACTTATAGTGAGGAATTGAAAATAAATGCCCTCGGTATAGTAGCAGCACAGGCTAAAATTTCGTTTTTCCAAAAGATTTCGGCGTCTTTCTATACTTTCGGGAACTATTTTAAAGTTATGGCAGACGGGCTTAAAATGCTTATTACCGGGAAAGTGTCCGTGAAAGAAGTTACAGGACCTGTAGGACTTCCCAAATATGTGGGACAGGCTTATAAAGACGGAGGAGGAATAGGATTATTGAATATCTTTATTCTGCTTTCGATTAATATAGGATTGATGAATCTGCTCCCGATACCTGCTCTTGACGGAGGAAGACTGTTGTTTGTAATACCTGAATTTTTCGGAATAAAAGTGAATAAAAAAATCGAAGAAAGAATACATATGATCGGAATGTTGTTGTTGCTGGGATTAATGGTATTTATTGTGTTTAACGATGTGATGAAATATTTTTAG
- a CDS encoding cell division protein SepF, with protein sequence MKLGKKFLEFFGDVDEEEVIEEEEVVVKPKPQVKTHTVNESEQQPEEKEKRVMSIFGGGKKEEIGKMKVSYVSIIRPKTFEDSRLIADSIKEKKVVTFSLEFLEFEVGQRVIDFVSGAAYAMDAHLSKVTDKVLTSIPNGVGYEDIDTSLEEERKRNSDLL encoded by the coding sequence TTGAAATTAGGAAAGAAATTTTTGGAATTTTTCGGAGATGTGGATGAAGAAGAAGTAATAGAAGAAGAGGAAGTTGTCGTTAAGCCTAAACCTCAGGTCAAAACTCACACTGTCAATGAAAGTGAGCAGCAACCTGAAGAGAAAGAAAAAAGAGTAATGAGCATTTTCGGTGGAGGAAAGAAGGAGGAAATCGGGAAAATGAAAGTAAGTTATGTTTCGATAATAAGACCAAAAACATTTGAAGACTCAAGGCTGATAGCTGATTCTATAAAAGAAAAAAAAGTGGTTACATTCAGTTTGGAATTTTTGGAATTTGAAGTAGGACAAAGAGTTATAGATTTTGTAAGTGGAGCTGCTTATGCAATGGATGCCCATTTATCAAAAGTTACCGATAAAGTTCTTACGTCTATTCCTAACGGAGTGGGATATGAAGATATAGACACTTCTTTGGAAGAAGAAAGAAAGAGAAATTCCGATTTGCTTTAA